The window GAACGTTGAAGTCCATCGAGTGGATGTAAACCTTTTCAAACTTCCGGATGACGAACACGTAATAGAGGAACAGGAACGTGGCACGCTTGCCGATGCCTTTGCCATGCATTCTGGGATCGCCCACCAGTTTCCTCATTTCAAGCTTGGCCGACTCGGTGTCCAGGTTTTCGCCGCCGATGATGCCGGCCACGTCCTGGTGATAAGAGATTGAGAAGTATTCCCGACTCGAATCCTTAAAATACCGCCCCAACCGTCTCTCAGAATCCGGAAAACAGGGATAGAAGCTCTCCCGGATTGCTGAACCCTGCAGCCAGCTTGCAATCTGGGGGACCAAGCCCGGACTCATGGGGGCGATGCTCACCTCCTGCATCGTCAGGCGATTTGCCGAGGTCCATTCATCCTGCACATCTTTGATGGTAAAGAGCCGGTTGTAATATTCCCCTTCTCTGTTGGCAGGAACATGCTCCTGCTGCACGTTGTCCAGCAGATGTTCTGCGACAGTGAGGATCTGGGCTTTATTGACGCCGTAGTTGGTCAGCTCTTTGTAGAAACTTCGAGCGATGAGCTTTAGCATTTGCTCGCGAGGCTGGCGCATCGCGGTCGAGGGCTCTTCAGCTATGGTCATGGGTCTTCTCTTGTCGTGAAGGGTTTGATTGAACGTCATGCCACACGAAGGTGGCAGGGTATGCTAGATCCGCGAAATCGCAGATGCAAGGGG is drawn from Terriglobia bacterium and contains these coding sequences:
- a CDS encoding GNAT family N-acetyltransferase; amino-acid sequence: MTIAEEPSTAMRQPREQMLKLIARSFYKELTNYGVNKAQILTVAEHLLDNVQQEHVPANREGEYYNRLFTIKDVQDEWTSANRLTMQEVSIAPMSPGLVPQIASWLQGSAIRESFYPCFPDSERRLGRYFKDSSREYFSISYHQDVAGIIGGENLDTESAKLEMRKLVGDPRMHGKGIGKRATFLFLYYVFVIRKFEKVYIHSMDFNVRNIGLNSKFGFELEGVFLEDALIDHKRRDVVRMALSGPVWMHLFS